CCGCCGCGTTCGCCAAGGGCGAGGGTGTCTTCCGGATCAGCGGGAACTGGGCCGCCGCGGCGGTGTCCAAGGGGCTGGGCGAACAGGCCGGCTACTTCAACATGCCGCCCGTCACCGCCGGAGGGAAGGTACGCACGACCGGCGCCGGCGTCTACTACTGCGTGTCCAGCAAGTCGAGGAACGCTGCCGCAGCCGCCGCGTTCCTCGACTTCGCCGCCGGCGCGCAGGCCGCCGCCGTCACCGCCAAGGCGGGCTTCATGGCTCCCGACGCGGGTGCCATGCCGAGCCAGAGCGGGCTGATCGGCGACGTCCAGCAGGGCTGGCAGACGGTCGTCACGGACGCCGGACTCCAGCCGTTCATCCAGAACTCCTCCACCCCGACCATGGGCGACACGCTCACCACCCAGCTGCAATTGCTCGTCGGCGGCAAGGCCACTCCGGAGAAGTTCCTGGCCGGGCTCCAGACGGACTACGAGAACTACCACAAGTGACCACTGCCCACCGCCGACCGGCCGATCCCGCCCGTGCTTCCGCCGCCCCGGGCCCGACGAAGCGCGGGCCGGACCGTGCCCCGAGCGACGGCCGCCGTACGGCACGCTCCGGCCACCGCCGAAGGCGGGCCGTGGCGTCGCTCTACCTGCTGCCGGCCCTGCTGCCCTACACGCTCTTCGCCGTACTGCCGGCCCTGCACACCGCCTACCTCTCCCTGTTCGACTGGGACGGGGTGACCCTCCCGTCCTTCGTCGGGCTCGACAACTACCGCCGTATCGCCGACGATCCCCAACTGCGCGCCGCCGCCTGGCACGCCGGTGCGCTGATCCTGTTCTTCTCCGTGCTGCCGATCTGCGTGGGCCTGGTCGCGGCGGCGATCGTGTCCCGGCGGGCCGGGCGTCGGGGCACCGGCCTGGTCCGCACGGTGCTGTTCCTGCCCCAGGTCGTCCCGCTGGTCGCGGTCGGCATCCTGTGGCGCTGGGTGTACGCCGAGGACGGCATCCTCAACCAGGCGCTGCGGGCGGTCGGTCTGGGCGGGCTGGCCGACGCCTGGCTCGGCAGCTTCACCTGGGCCCTGCCGGCCGTGGGGCTGATCGGGACCTGGGTCGTCTCGGGCCTGTGCATGGTCCTGTTCCTGTCCGGGACCCAGCGCATCGACCAGGAGATCTACGAGGCGGCACGGATGGACGGGGCGGGCCCGGTGAGGGAGTTCGTGTCGATCACCGTCCCGCTGCTGCGACCGGAGTTCGCGGTGGCGCTGTCCATCACCGTGATCGCGGCCCTGTCCAGCTTCGACCTCATCTACATCACCACCGGAGGAGGGCCGGGCAACAGCACCGTCGTCCCCGGGATCCTCATCTACCGGCTGGCCTTCGGGGGCGGCGGCGTCGGGGTGGCCAGCGCGCTGGCGGTCGTCCTGACGGCCGTCATCTCGGTCGCCGTCCTGGTGATCAACCGGCTTTCCAGGGAGGCACCGTGACATCAGTGACCTCAGTGACCTCACCGGCGAGAGCGGTCGCGGGACGGTTCGCGGCACCCGTCGTCCTCGCGGTCTTCATGGCCGTCGTCCTCGTGCCGTTCGCCTCCCTGCTGCTGGCGGCACTTCAGCCGGCGGGCGCCCCGCTGACCGGTTTCGCCCTCCCGGACGGACTGCATCTGGAGAACTTCTCCCGCGCCTGGTCCGCCGCGGGGTTCGGCACGCTGCTGCGGTCGAGCGTGGTGATCGCGGTGTGCGTCGTACCGGCCGCGGTGGTGTGCGCGACGCTGGCCGGATACGCGCTGGCGACGCTGGACGTCCCGGGCCGGGGACGGTTCTACGCCTATCTGCTGCTCGGCCTGTCCATCCCCACCGAGGGCACCGTCATCCCGCTGTACTACGACCTGCGCGCCGTCGGCCTGACGAACACGGTGCCGGGGCTGGCGCTCGCGGAGATCGGCGCGTTCATGCCGTTCGGGGTGTTCTGGATGCGCGCCCACTTCGCGACCATGCCGCGCAGTCTCATCGAGGCGGCACGGCTGGACGGTGCCTCGTCGTGGGCGACGCTCTGGCGGATCCTGCTGCCCAGCTCCCGTCCGGCGGTGACCACGCTGGGCGTCCTGTACTTCGTCTGGAGCTGGAACCAGTTCCTGCTCCCCCTCATCCTGATCCAGGACCCGTCCCGCCGTACGGCCCCCGCCGGACTCGGCTTCTTCACCGGGCAGTTCGGCGTCGACGTACCGCTGCTCGCCGCCGCCACCCTGATCGTGATCGCCCCGGTGGTGCTGGTCTACCTGTTCTTCCAGCGGCACTTCATCAGTGGCGTGCTCAGCGGCGCCCTCAAGGGCTGACCGCACACTCGGCTAGGAGGTCGGAGATTTCCATGGCAGAACTCGAAGTCGCGCTGATCGGCGCGGGCGGCATCGCCCGCACTCATCTGCCCGCGTGGACCGCCCTGGGCGCACGGGTCCGCCTCTACGCGCCCGACGGCCGGGCCCCCGCCCTGGCCCGCGAGTTCGGCGCGACGTCCGTGGGCTCCCTGCGCGAGGCGATCACCGGGGCCGGTGTGGTGGACGTGTGCACCCCGACCGACACCCACCGGGAGATCACGCTGGCCGCCGTCGGGGCCGGGGCCCACGTCCTGTGCGAGAAGCCGCTGTCGCTCGGCGCCGCCGAGGCCGGGGAGATGGCCGACGCGGCGGAGGCGGCGGGGGTACGGCTGTACCCGGGCCATGTCGTGCGCTTCTTCCCCGCGTACGCCCGGCTGCGCGACCTGGTAGCGGGGGGCGCCCTGGGCCGGGTGGCCGTCGCCCGGTTCACCCGTACCGGCCGATATCCCACCTGGAGCGGCTGGTTCGCCGATCCGGCGCGTTCCGGCGGGATCCTGACCGACCAGATGATCCACGACATGGACATCGCCCGCTGGCTCTTCGGCGACGTCGTCCGGGTCCACGCCCGGCAGCAGGGGCATGTCACCGCCCCGGCCCCGGA
The DNA window shown above is from Streptomyces sp. NBC_01451 and carries:
- a CDS encoding carbohydrate ABC transporter permease, with translation MTTAHRRPADPARASAAPGPTKRGPDRAPSDGRRTARSGHRRRRAVASLYLLPALLPYTLFAVLPALHTAYLSLFDWDGVTLPSFVGLDNYRRIADDPQLRAAAWHAGALILFFSVLPICVGLVAAAIVSRRAGRRGTGLVRTVLFLPQVVPLVAVGILWRWVYAEDGILNQALRAVGLGGLADAWLGSFTWALPAVGLIGTWVVSGLCMVLFLSGTQRIDQEIYEAARMDGAGPVREFVSITVPLLRPEFAVALSITVIAALSSFDLIYITTGGGPGNSTVVPGILIYRLAFGGGGVGVASALAVVLTAVISVAVLVINRLSREAP
- a CDS encoding carbohydrate ABC transporter permease → MTSVTSVTSPARAVAGRFAAPVVLAVFMAVVLVPFASLLLAALQPAGAPLTGFALPDGLHLENFSRAWSAAGFGTLLRSSVVIAVCVVPAAVVCATLAGYALATLDVPGRGRFYAYLLLGLSIPTEGTVIPLYYDLRAVGLTNTVPGLALAEIGAFMPFGVFWMRAHFATMPRSLIEAARLDGASSWATLWRILLPSSRPAVTTLGVLYFVWSWNQFLLPLILIQDPSRRTAPAGLGFFTGQFGVDVPLLAAATLIVIAPVVLVYLFFQRHFISGVLSGALKG
- a CDS encoding Gfo/Idh/MocA family protein, encoding MAELEVALIGAGGIARTHLPAWTALGARVRLYAPDGRAPALAREFGATSVGSLREAITGAGVVDVCTPTDTHREITLAAVGAGAHVLCEKPLSLGAAEAGEMADAAEAAGVRLYPGHVVRFFPAYARLRDLVAGGALGRVAVARFTRTGRYPTWSGWFADPARSGGILTDQMIHDMDIARWLFGDVVRVHARQQGHVTAPAPEGAVATGTAVLTHADGTITQVVGVWGPPGTPFRTTFHVSGTGGTLQHDSRAHPDLRITGAGADGPAEGIPAGDFGESPYLTQIREFAEAFAGGPEPRVSGRDGVAAVRIAEAAAESARTGQAVELAPLTTTAAAVSTEGIDQ